One region of Vigna angularis cultivar LongXiaoDou No.4 chromosome 10, ASM1680809v1, whole genome shotgun sequence genomic DNA includes:
- the LOC128194315 gene encoding uncharacterized protein LOC128194315, whose product MSFPHHRRTQSEMHFRITDDFDLEVDLSPRISKISPCPTNLDPNPNLRRTRPHTRVTRGVIPRTPLPPCCSKALRPRRPCPPISSSNSEPLIPNVPRGFSLTVNPRRAPKRGKLVMCQSLKGNFNPFKERLLLPL is encoded by the exons ATGTCGTTCCCTCACCACCGTCGAACCCAATCGGAGATGCATTTCCGGATCACCGACGACTTCGACCTCGAGGTCGATCTTTCTCCCCGCATTTCCAAGATCTCACCCTGCCCAACCAATCTGGACCCAAACCCGAATCTCCGCCGCACGAGACCGCATACTCGGGTCACTAGAGGAGTAATTCCGCGGACACCTCTTCCTCCTTGCTGCTCGAAGGCATTGAGGCCAAGAAGGCCTTGTCCCCCGATAAGCTCGTCGAACTCTGAACCGTTGATCCCAAACGTGCCAAGAg GATTCTCGCTAACCGTCAATCCGCGACGCGCTCCAAAGAGAGGAAAGCTTGTTATGTGTCAGAGCTTGAAAGGAAATTTCAATCCCTTCAAAGAGAGACTGCTTCTTCCATTGTAA